A genome region from Musa acuminata AAA Group cultivar baxijiao chromosome BXJ3-5, Cavendish_Baxijiao_AAA, whole genome shotgun sequence includes the following:
- the LOC135638363 gene encoding pentatricopeptide repeat-containing protein At1g08070, chloroplastic-like has translation MFIASTKVVPRLTEPSSLRACLLTIPAFQSTQQPSPYGRSHYILLLDQCTTLPQLKQIQAPLATTGLHSNPFLLGKLIETLTIRLHHHQHTLPYALLLFSHSQQPPNLFTWNTLIRGLSLSPAPHHALLLFATMLQTPFAVPDTCSYAFALRASARLQSHRATKAIHCLVIASGCQSSNHAINSLMHAYASCCDVASMRKLFDTVPSWDVVAWNVMISGYVHNSLPNDALKLLGRMSSASVAPTDVTVITALSACSQMKDLCLGKQMHGCVHKRTMQFEKEIKLCTALVDMYARCGRLEPAKQVFDEMRAKDVGVWNALLGGYVHNGCFIKALQFYVELQESGLTPDEPTLVSALSACGHAGMLDLGKSIHFYIEERFPRFDVVLGTALIEMYSKCGCIEGSQEVFDKMAKKDAVAWSSMIRCLAVHGHTRHALALFVSMQGSDVRPDGVTFVAVLSACSHAGLVEEGLGYFKSMQRDFGIVPRVEHYGCVIDLLSRAGRPREALQLMCSMEGKVNAAVWRSLLSACRVNLDVELAEIVVRNLMELRSDHCGDYVLLSNTYAAKRMWDDARRVRREMKERLIRKNPAFSLIGSSC, from the coding sequence ATGTTCATTGCATCCACCAAAGTTGTTCCCAGACTAACAGAACCTTCATCACTCAGGGCCTGTCTTCTTACAATTCCAGCATTCCAATCTACTCAACAACCTTCTCCCTATGGCCGCAGCCACTACATTTTGCTCCTAGACCAGTGCACTACTCTCCCCCAACTCAAACAAATTCAAGCTCCCCTTGCTACCACAGGCCTCCATTCTAACCCTTTCCTCTTGGGCAAGCTAATAGAGACCCTCACAATTAGACTCCACCACCACCAGCACACACTTCCCTACGCCTTGCTCCTCTTCTCCCACTCCCAGCAACCTCCCAATCTCTTCACCTGGAACACCCTCATCAGAGGCCTCTCACTCAGTCCCGCACCTCATCATGCCCTTCTTCTGTTTGCTACAATGCTCCAAACACCCTTCGCGGTGCCCGACACTTGCAGCTACGCCTTCGCGCTCAGAGCGTCCGCTCGCTTGCAGTCTCACCGGGCCACGAAAGCTATCCATTGCCTTGTTATAGCGAGTGGGTGCCAGTCTAGCAACCACGCTATCAACTCTTTGATGCATGCGTACGCTTCCTGCTGCGACGTGGCCTCCATGAGAAAGCTGTTCGACACGGTTCCCTCCTGGGATGTTGTTGCATGGAACGTGATGATCAGTGGCTACGTTCACAACAGCCTCCCGAACGATGCCCTGAAGCTATTGGGCAGGATGTCATCGGCGAGTGTCGCCCCGACCGATGTCACCGTGATCACTGCCCTTTCTGCGTGCTCCCAAATGAAGGATCTTTGCTTGGGAAAGCAGATGCATGGGTGTGTTCACAAAAGGACCATGCAATTTGAAAAGGAGATCAAATTGTGCACTGCTCTCGTTGACATGTACGCCAGATGTGGTCGCTTAGAGCCGGCGAAACAAGTGTTTGACGAGATGAGAGCTAAAGATGTTGGCGTTTGGAATGCTCTTTTAGGTGGGTATGTTCATAATGGCTGCTTCATCAAAGCTCTGCAATTTTACGTGGAACTGCAGGAATCGGGGCTTACGCCCGACGAGCCAACGCTGGTCAGTGCGCTGAGCGCTTGCGGCCACGCAGGCATGCTTGATCTTGGCAAAAGCATCCACTTCTACATCGAAGAAAGATTCCCTCGTTTCGATGTGGTTCTGGGTACAGCTCTAATCGAAATGTACTCCAAATGTGGGTGCATCGAGGGGTCGCAAGAAGTGTTCGACAAGATGGCGAAGAAAGATGCCGTGGCTTGGAGTTCGATGATCCGTTGTCTTGCGGTGCACGGGCACACCAGACACGCACTGGCGCTGTTTGTTTCGATGCAGGGGTCGGACGTGAGGCCGGACGGTGTCACCTTCGTGGCTGTTCTGAGTGCATGTAGCCATGCCGGGTTGGTCGAAGAGGGGCTGGGCTACTTCAAGTCCATGCAGCGAGACTTCGGCATCGTCCCTCGAGTCGAGCACTATGGTTGCGTGATCGACCTTTTGAGCAGGGCCGGCAGACCAAGGGAAGCTCTCCAGTTGATGTGCTCCATGGAGGGGAAGGTGAACGCAGCAGTTTGGAGGAGTCTTCTCAGCGCTTGCAGGGTGAACTTGGACGTCGAACTTGCGGAGATTGTAGTGCGGAACTTGATGGAGCTGCGGTCGGATCACTGTGGGGACTACGTACTCCTGTCGAACACGTACGCGGCGAAGAGGATGTGGGATGATGCGAGGAGAGTGAGGAGGGAGATGAAGGAACGACTGATAAGGAAGAACCCCGCATTTAGTTTAATTGGCTCAAGCTGCTGA